ACGGagagcaaatctgaaatattgaagccctgtggAGATGTTAGAGTTAGTTTTGGAACAAGGTGCATCaatggagttatcggctgatttagaATCGGCTCATGTAGTGCTACCTTTTCTGAGGAAGTAGCAATGGTCGGTCCGGGTGTGATCGACTCAGTTGGGTTTGAGGCAAGAACAGGGGCATCGGCTATGTCAGCCTGTTCGTCACGCACCTCTATCGGAGCATCGGGAGTTTCGGGTTGAACTTCCATCGGTACATCATTTGTTGCAGTTCCTTCGCTGCGAATTTTTGCTGGGACGATGGttggttcttgctgttcttggactTCAGTTGTTCCAGTGTCGGCTTCATGAACGGTGGTTTCCCCGTTGTGCCGGGCTTCCAGTACGGAGGATGTCTCCAGCTGCGTCCTGGAAATAGGATTATGGTCAACCAGAATATATATGCGTAAGGGAGAAGTTTCGGAGAAATGAATTACCAGGTTGGTGTTGGATTCTGATTGATTCGGGGAAGGTTGTGATGTTTTCCTGATGACTCGTCTTGCgatgatcttccttttcttagtcggGACTCGGGGGCAGCACTTCCAGAGGCTTGTATCCGCTTAGAAGCCGACTGGggtgagtctggctgaacaatcattattactttcttcattggcggtgattccctgcaaaaaagaacatcaggggCGGTTGGAAGGAAGTAGAATGGCTCCCCATTACTGGTCATGGGTTccggaccatcttgttgctgcaagcaAGGTGACCAGGGTTAGCCAAGTAAAGTGGTAGAGGGCTTAGAGAGAATAGGTGCacggattcagtacctcttcctcggggattgcatatttaggatcaatttgctactgtaaagggcctaaagctcttctgaatacatgagttttccacattccccaccatgtgttaaagccgattgacgagggagtaaaggatagatcggctggtattgaaatgtggaggttgtcaaatatgctgtagcatcttgaactggtaagaccaTCGGGTAAATCGgttctactctccaccaagtggtgaatatggaagtggggagggaattgtcctaagccaaattgccgagctgctatgactggttgataggtttcataacctggtttgatgattctgttggaagtaCTTATGCCgacagggaggaagccaggtcggatcattagggaatatagatgccgagtgctgtcgtcatcggcaaagctatccagcctgaaggtagttgggttctcaaaggcttcagattcagtgaatagaaagtagaggggattgttagacctttgtagaaaactttaaaccagtttgctgcatctgtcgagttcagtttactaccagggaggctgaatagggcttggccatagctggtgcatttaattggcttgccattctcgtcggggaaggaattcttggctaggctttgaaagtttggaatctgatgctggaagtagagttgtgcccataactgaataaaccaccaagggcctccagttctgagtttcctttggctgagcaaACTAGTTGTCATCAGATGAAGACATATGTATGTTTCTccgagaaaaagtttgcctaggctgtgcggttgccatgggccagatggtaggccaaaggaaggtaattcttagtgggagctaaggaaggaccatagaaaataaaatgttctaaccaaCGATTTAAAAAGgatgtgtgttcctttttagttactggaccttttgttttcatgtgctggttcagtGTAAGtactccagtttgtgcagtctgccttggatgaaagtttgaaggggacttctaccattcggtgggctgcaggatcaggggatctaatgtctaggccagtaatcatggtaacatctagcagagtaggggtcatgggcccatgaccaaagaggaagcagttcagagcgtcggaccagaaatagccgatggtctttagaaggttttcatctttatcaaGCGGGGATAATGATAAActgagtgcatcagctatgttcatttcttgccacaagggcatataggttcttgctactctgctataccatgccATCCAGCTCtcgggtggattaggccaggttcttaagcagtcggcccaggagtTTAAATTAATGTCTTGACTTACGAAAGGGATTCTATTTGCATCATAGGAGATTagatctgtgggattttcataagctCGTGGGCCAAGATAAAGggatttgggattggaaggatgcggcaaaaggatgtctgacacctggaattcagaaattcagaaatttatATTTGGTGTCATATTTCGGAGTTTAATTCGTTCGGAGGATtaatgagctgaagaaagttgaaaggacaggctgaatattaccttcaggccgaggATTGCCGTATCGATGATTGGAGATCTCGCTGTTTGAGCTTCAGAGTCCGcgatggttcagatctgctaacttagggtttggttgttttaCGGGCTCTGGTTCAAGTTTTGGATACAGTGAGTTTTCGCTCAAACTTATGGAGCGGGATTCTCGAATTGCGCTCGAATTTGGAATATCTATTTCGAGTTGGATTCAGAGTGGAGGTGATGTTCTGTTTTTATGCTGGTTGCTTCCaatttttgaatttcgtcggctcttggttaTTGGTAAAGCCCGATGcggtgccatcggcttttggagGGTTGTCCGAGAAAGCAATTAAGTGATAAGGAACTTTACTCATTAAAGATAAAGTTTTTACAAGaggaagagccgatttgacaaaggggCGAATCCTTCGGCTCAATCTACGCTACAGtactactcctacagtactacATACATCTACCACCTGTAGgtgcctacggcgcttggggctttgCACCGGCACGTttccgccgtcgctgtcgtcgtcgtcatcgctgCCGCCGCTCTTGTCGGCGCTGCTGCCATTGCTTTCCTActtgctgtcctcctcggaggagccGAGAACTCGGGAGGCGCTTCCGGGCATTAGGTCATCTTCGTCAGAGGAGGAGTCGatttcctcttccgaggaggaatcgacTCCGTCCCAGGAGAAGTGGTCGTCGTTGctctcctccagctcttcctggAGTAGGAGCCGGAGGTCCTCGCTGTTGGTCTTGGGTTCGTCGTCTTCagagacgaccccgaagtcgaactcctctgcatcccaatgtaGACGAGTGAGTGCCTGGTGCGTCGATGTTGGGTCGTATTCCGgtgtcggctctcggctctcggagatggggtcgagggaggagatggaggaacttgaggaagaaggggagaaaGGGGAGCTgatggagttggagccagaggaggaggaggtcgccaTGGCTACAGGAGGTTTGGGTTCTCTGCGCTGTTTGGCTgagggaggaagatgagtttgtggtgaaaggagtcgattcagggtgagattaaataggaAAAAATAGAAGATGGATTGGCACTTTCACATTCTGCGAGGAGCCGGCTGCGGAGATGTTGCGTCTTCCATGGTGGTTGTAGTgcgttttaatgagcatcaacaggaagatgaagcgacgaaatggttttggaactatcattgccaaaaccagggggcatgtgttatcgccataaattaacagggttaattagtGGGCCgtgagcaagttgggcttaaagcaggaactaaagaaggcttgtgaatcggctcttgcgtgagtgtttgggccatgtgggccatgtatctttagatttagttcagtttgggttagagatagagtccgatttgTTCACAttggtttagattgttttccaagtctccgaactataaatatgtaccctatgatattcgtaaagagagagaacgtcatcacgtctcgcaacaatAATTCTCggtgcaccgccacccctaatcctagggtttcatccaagtaagtgccatgctgccctgatcacttcttgtgatcagggcagcattgttcttgcttttacctttgtattactcatactgaagcgtttttgatggcgagtagtgctaatTATCCTGGTATTCGTAGCAAGACCTTTAGCGTGATCACgtattaatcttatactaattctcgttgcatagagttagtcgcgtagagataacaccctgcttcttttctatctagtcgatctaatctattatggtttgttcttatacgtaagaatcggcttaatatctgctagtttaggccttgcaaacgggttggacaaTTCGGCGacatattagatgctttgccttgatcttaacagggattgatccgggaatcggcttttgcttattcttaggcctctattctgattaaagtttggttatctattacgctcgttaggcctaactatgtgtaggacgttccgatctagcagtgaagcttttaccgtcgtggattagattaactagatctaattgaagtagtttttacagttatttgctttatctattaatatccagatatgcagatctgatctgacaccgggactcgatcggctctttaaagccgatgcaagagtcatcctggggagccgaccatggctcggactaatgtttacacgtgtttgtgcacgtaggcaaatcgtcgaaagcacgtttgctccttcctgatcgggtataggtcaggtggcacgccctacatctccggaagcatcggcgtgtgccaggatctgggccgttgaccgagggaccggtgccagccagcacctcggcagcctcccggcccttcgtgttgcctgtcgctacttgccggtgggttttgaccgacaacaagaTCGTGAGGCCGAGATCGAAGGCGGCAGCCGGGTGGAGGCGGAACAACCAGCGCGGCAGCGCCACCCGCCCTCGCGGCGGGGTATCACCAGCGCAAAGTCGATTCGGTGCTATGCTTTACCAAAAATAGTGTCGAAAGGTGCTATAGCATCCGCGCAACATGGGGAACACAACTGGGGAGTTTGTGGGGCTCGGGAAGAAGCCGGCGGTGGCCATCGACAGTGAAGCGCGGCAGTGGATCTCCGGCGGTCGCTGTGGAGATTGTCCAGGCGCGGAATCCAGGTAAAACGGAGGGGATTCGAACCGGAGCCTCACCACAAAGCTTACCACGGGATCAAAAACAGCCGGGGAGCACTCTACCGACGGATCGACGACGGTGAGGCGAAACAGAGCtaggcggtggcggtgcacgtgCGTGCGCAGAGCTAGGGCAAAAGAAATAGAGGCGGCGGCTGCAACAAGGACTGCGGGGTCGGTTCGCACTGAGAAAAAGGCGATGCACTGGCGAGGCCGATTCGGCCCTGGCGTGCGGGCCCGCGGTCCAAGAGTAGCGTAGTGGGAGTCCGCTCGGGACAcagcgggaggagggagatgacGTGCAGGCCCCGCCCATCAGCGAGAGTGGCGGAGGGAAAAGAGGAAAAATAAAACGGGCCGCTAATGGggcagagaagaaaggaagaaagaaCATAAGCATTCAGCACAACAAGTACAAGATAttatttccttacaactttgcgtgagtgattcctacCGTCTAACTCTTTCAATTCTGTatcatcgaattgtttaaatCCTAACTACTGAGAGttcctccgtataatcttgcagtgaatactggatcctaattgtcataattctcGAGAAGAGCTTAGtggtggttatggactcattgaggagagaTCCAGAACAATACAATGATCTTCTTAACAtgttgaaaaagtaattctagcACTACTCCTTCGATGACCAGTACTTTGAAATCATtctgttacttgactataattgttctaatcatgcacaggatttggaaataTTTCATTCTAAATCATAAAGGTAAATACAGCAAGGAACTGAAAATCAAGACAAATTTTGCGGTACACACTAGGATGATTCTTTGCAAGTTTCgttacttttattatatattcatgtaaatacctgataacttcttttcttttaaattgtatgaggcagaaatcaggcactaatttatgcgcatactatatTTGTGAGAACATCcacggtctggtaggtcctcgaAAGGACTTCGTAGATTGGGAGCtcgaagtaagtaaaaaacttgttaatgcTTGAACTCGTATTGTAATTTGTCAAAATTAATTTTTCCacttttccataggtcggggcgATGCACGATGAACTAATAccagaggaaaagattatggcgattcaagaacaattgtcagGATTTATTGTTAAGCAAGTCCTCGacccaaaaggcgaattctactatgatggacagTCTTacattgacaatcgcagcaaatatgataatgtacgcgtatatatgtaattaagaacgaatatacctatgtaaatatatatgtgtatatatctAAGGATATCTATTTAttgtcctagacattttcatatgtaaagaaaatcacacatatagatatgtgtatacatatatatgtgtgaattactttatatatgaaaactatctaggacaaatattatacaaatatatatatatatatatatatatatatatatatatatatatataggccaggGCTAATCTCTACCCTGGGTATAAATAGGTATTCCGTACCCGAGGCAGCCACCCACCGTCCGCTCGAACGCACCGGGAGGGGGCGCGCGGTTTTCCTCCCTCGAGAGGGGGTGCCGGTTTTTGTTCTCCACCCAACCGCTCCCTGGTTTTTCTCCTCACCCAGCCGCTCCCTGGTTCCTCCCACGTAGCGCGGTTTTCCTCTGCCCAGAAACCGATCGCCGGTATATCGATCTCTGCCCAGAAACCGTGGAGGCAGACGCGTTCGTCCCTGGTGCTTCATGGGATTGCCGGCGAATAAAGCCGGTGATCGCTTCTGAACACACCTGCGAGAGAGCAATGGAGGCCCTGAAGAGTACCAACGGGAACCCTGAAAAGTAAACACACCTGCTCCACCTTACTCTGGGCCACCATCGTTATCTTTCTTGTATGCCTTTATATGTTTCCAAGACCAATAAATCCACTACTTTCTTTTATTTCTATGTTGCAAATATTCCATACAATTGCTGCAACTAGGTACCAATAAAGTTTATAAGATTTGAATATTATTAATATCATGAATAGACATACCTTACATATGCGATAGCAATATCAGGTACATACAAGGCCGCGAAGACTCCCATTCCGATGGCTCAGATTCTGAAGCTGAATTAGATGAAGATTCTGAGCCTGAAtcagatgatgatgaggatcCCAATGATTCTGAGCCTGAAtcagatgatgatgaggatACCGATGATTCTGACTCAGATGACGAACAGGATGATGATGATTCCCCGTGCCAAGGCCAGAACTTCCCCGTGTCATTAGGTTGCTCAGGGAAGTTCTGGCCTTGGCACGGGGAATCATCATCATCCTGTTCGTCATCTGAGTCAGAATCATCGGTatcctcatcatcatctgaTTCAGGCTCAGAATCATCGAgatcctcatcatcatctgaTTCAGGCTCAGAATCTTCATCTAATTCAGCTTCAGAATCTGAGCCATCGGAATGGGAGTCTTCGCGGTCTTGTATGTACCTGATATTGCTATCGCATATGTAAGGTATGTCTATTCATGATATTAATAATATTCAAATCTTATAAACTTTATTGGTACCTAGTTGCAGCAATTGTATGGAATATTTGCAACATAGAAATAAAAGAAAGTAGTGGATTTATTGGTCTTGGAAACATATAAAGGCATACAAGAAAGATAACGATGGTGGCCCAGAGTAaggtggagcaggtgtgctTACTTTTCAGGGTTCCCGTTGGTACTCTTCAGGGCCTCCATTGCTCTCTCGCAGGTGTGTTCAGAAGCGATCGCCGGCTTTATGAGCTTCATGGCCGTTGAAAGTAGGACCCGATGCCGAATCTCTTTCACCTTGTTGCAAGGAACCGTCTCCTTGTCAAGAACTTGCGAACTCAGGACCGATGATTTGTTGGGATCACTCATGTCAGGTTGGCAAAAGAGGACAGGGAGTGAAGATGTTTACGAGCAGGGGGgtgtaataaataaataacagTATGCGGATGGGAGAGTGTAATGGGTGGATGGGATCAGAAAATGGAGCCAGGTCAACATGCACTCGATGGCAGGGAATGAATTAAGTGGTGGGAGTGCATATTTTGCGGTAATGTAAGTTGACGCGGCtccagggaggagagggagagagagaagtaGTCCATGCCTGAAATAGGGGCATTGATCTCCTATATATATAGAATTAACGTTACGTACAACTAACTATAAATCCTACACTCGAATAGCACTACTTTGTGGCGAAGATCTCCAAAACCATATATATAGAAACAATGGCGGAATAGGACATGTCCTTCGACGAGCACTGGGAGTACTGGCGGAATCGCAGTAGCACCCCAGTCGGAATATTACACAAGTTTTAACACCAAGTTCACAAGACTGCAAAGATAGACGAGAGGAAGACGCCACTTCAGTTCTGATCACCATCCTCTTGTTCATCGTCGGAGGGAGAGGGGAGGATCCTGGCAGTGTTTGACGGGGACGGTTGGCGGGCCATCATCTTGTGAGCGCAGGTTAGCAGAGCTTGAACTCCCTCCAGGATCTTCCCTTGTGTTTCAGAATTGTAGAGACCTGTCCAATAAGATAATAAGGAAGAAACATGGGTTAAGATAGGCAACGGGTTCTTTATGACTTTCTTGTCGAAGCATGCCTTATTCCTACATTTCCAGATGGCCCAACATACTGCGGCACAACCACTGGTGTAGATAAAGTCCCCACCAGGCAACCACTTTTTAATCCAGAGTTTATACTGATGTAAATTTGCAGGAATATCAGTGGCTCCAAGGCAAATTCCAATAATCCCCCAGGTTACCCTGGCAACAGGACATTGGAAAAAAAGATGCTCAACAGATTCATCAGTGAGATAGAAATGACAGGTGGGACTGCCTGTCCAGTGCCTTTTGATCAGGTTGTCCTTTGTCAGAATTGCATTGTTCTCAACTAGCCAcaagaaaatttttattttataaggAATTTTAGCTTTCCAGACATGTTTGAAATGCTTTCTTGAGTTTTCTTTAGTCAGGAAGTTGTACACTGACTGAGAAGAGAAATTCTTATTTTTATTCCACGCCCAAACTGGAGTGTCTTCACTGTTCCCAAAAGGGTGATTGTAAACTGAGTTAATTATTCCCAGCCATTGTTCAAAAAGAACAGGAGGAAGCCATCTACTGAAATGAAGCTGGCCCTGTTTAGCTAAGAAACTGTGTACAGAGATATTCTTCTCACAACAAAGGTCAAAAAGGACAGGAGCGGAGAAGCTTAGTGGTCTATTATGTAGCCAAGAGTCCAGCCAAAGGGAGGTCTTTCTCCCATTTTTGGCTACCAGAGATCTACCCATCAAGTAGATAGGCTTTATTTTCAGCTGATCATTCCACACATGTGAGTTGTTAAGTCTGTGCTTCACAGAGCTAACAGTCTCACCCTGCATGTATTTCATCTTAACAATCTCCTGCCACAGACCAGTCCCAGTTTCCAGCTTCCACCACCACTTACATAATAGGCTAATATTCATTAATTGAATGTTTTTTATTCCCAGACTACCATACTTTTTGCTCTTGTTGATGATCTCCCATCTGACTAAGTGGTATTTCCATTTGTGACTACCACCCTGCCAAAAGAAGGTTCTTCTCTGTCTATCTAGTCTGTCAGTTGTGGTTTTTGGTAGGAGGTATATGGACATGTGATAGACAAAAGAATTAGACAGACTAGAGTTAATCAGAGTAGTTCTTCCAGCTATGGAAAGAGATTTCCCTTTCCATATGGCTAACTTCTTGTCATTCTTCTCTTCTAGCATGGTCCAGTCCTTAATATGTAGCCTACTTGGACTGACAGGAACTCCCAAATATCTGATAGGGAAGGAACCAATCTGACAATTAAAAAGCTCAGCATATCTTAAGCTGAGATTATCATCACCATTGAGAAGAAGCACTTCACTCTTGGAAAAGTTGATCTTTAGACCAGGCATAAAGCTCATATATATACAACAGCAGCTTTATATTTCTGGCATTGTCCAAACTCTCCTTTAAGCAAACAATggtgtcatctgcatattgcaAGATGGCCACCCCAGAGGGAATTAGATTGTCAGCCAAGCCAGTCAGCATCCCATTTCTTTGGGCGTGTCTGACCATTCTTGTCAGATAATCAGCAACAAAATTAAACAAAATGGGAGAGAGAGGGTCACCCTGGCGTACTCCTTTGTGGCTCACAAAATAGGGCCCAGATTGGTCATCCACTCTGACACTTATAGTTCCACCAGAAACAACTCTCTTGATCCAGTCACACCAAGTGTCAGAAAAACCTCTTATCTTGAGACAATTAAAAAGAAATTCCCAGCAAACCTTATCATATGCTTTCTCAAAATCAAGCTTGAGAACCAGACCCACTTCCTTATTCTTTTTAGTTTCATGCAGGATCTCATGTAAAGCCATGATTCGATTCATTATATCTCTCCCCTTCATGAAAGTTGTTTGGTTAAT
The Panicum virgatum strain AP13 chromosome 6N, P.virgatum_v5, whole genome shotgun sequence genome window above contains:
- the LOC120677943 gene encoding clumping factor B-like, yielding MSDPNKSSVLSSQVLDKETVPCNKVKEIRHRVLLSTAMKLIKPAIASEHTCERAMEALKSTNGNPEKYIQDREDSHSDGSDSEAELDEDSEPESDDDEDLDDSEPESDDDEDTDDSDSDDEQDDDDSPCQGQNFPEQPNDTGKFWPWHGESSSSCSSSESESSVSSSSSDSGSESLGSSSSSDSGSESSSNSASESEPSEWESSRPCMYLILLSHM